TCCCTTGGGATCCACGGTTGAATGTTTTTAGCACTCACCTCATGGGAGTGCTAACGGCAGCAGAGTTATGCAGGCCGGGCCGAGGTGTCAACGCCCCGCAAGACGAAATTTTTGTGGCGGGGGGAACGAGATGCGTGCAAGCCTGCGCGCCATGAAAGCCATGCTTGCCGGACTGTTCCTCTGCTTTGCCACGGCGGCCAACGCCATGTGCGAAGGGCGCAACCTGATCGACGCCTTGGGGGCCGATGCGCGGGCAGAGCTCGATGCCGCGACGGCCCGCGTGCCCTATGCCCAAGGCAATCTTTGGCGGGCGACGCGCGGGAACAGCACGGTCTGGCTGGTCGGGACCTATCACCTTGGCGATCCGCGCACCGAGGCGGCCTTGCAGCGGATCGCGCCGCTTCTGTCCCGCGCCACGCGCCTTCTGGTGGAGGCCGGCCCCGAGGAGGAAGCCCGCCTCGCCGCGCATCTGCGCACCCATCCCGAGGCGATCATGACCCCGGCCGATGCCCCAGCCCTTGCCGACAGCCTCCCCCCGGACGAAGGCGACGCCCTGACCCGTGCGCTGGCCGCGCGGGGCGTCACCGGCGATGCGGCGGCGCGGATGCGGCCGTGGTACGCCGCGATGCTGCTGGGGATTGCGCCTTGCGCGATGGGGCCGGACGCCGCCGAGGGGCTGGACCATCGCCTGATCGACATGGCCAAGGCGCAGGACATCCCCATCACGGCGCTGGAGCCTTATGACACCCTGCTGACCCTCTTCGCCGATCAATCGCAGGCCGAGCAATTGGACATGATCCGCCTTGCCCTGCCCGATGAACCGGCCTCCGCCGATCAAGCTGTCACGCTGGCGGATGCCTATTTCGCGGCCGATTCCCGGCGTATGTGGGAGTATCTGCGCCTCTTCGGCACCGATCCGCGCCCGCAAACCGAAACGGACCGCGATTATGCGCAGATGGAGGAGCGGCTTTTGTCGCAGCGCAACCGCGCTTGGGTGCCGGTCCTCGAAACGCACAGCGCCGAAGGTGCGGTTCTCGCAGCCTTCGGCGCCTTGCATCTATCTGGGGATCACGGTGTGCTGGCCCTGATGCACCGGGCCGGCTTCACCCTGACCCGCCTTGATTAGGCGGCGTTCGGAACCGCAGCCGGGTTGATGCCCAGCACGGCGAGGTCGCCCACTTCGGGATTGCGACGCGCTTCGAACGCGAAGGCGACGCGGGCGGCGGCGGCGAACATGTGGCAAGCGGCTTCGATACGCGACAGCAGGTTCAGCGGGGAAGCGGCGGCGAGCGTGGCGGCAGCGGTGTTCATGAGATCATCCTGTTCTGCATCATGTGGCGTTGGATCATAGATGCGCCCACCACCCCCTCGGGACAACGCCAGATGCGACAGTCCCGCCATGCATCCTGCGCATACGCCATTCCGCCGATGCACGGCAAACAGGCAGATCTGCGCGACGTGACATCCGCGCGGGGCCGCCCTATACCATGCTCAACGCCAATCCGAGGGAAGCACATCATGATCAAGGTCTTCGGCCACACATCCCCCGACACCGACTCCGCGGCCTCCGCGATCGTCTGG
This DNA window, taken from Falsirhodobacter algicola, encodes the following:
- a CDS encoding TraB/GumN family protein, whose protein sequence is MKAMLAGLFLCFATAANAMCEGRNLIDALGADARAELDAATARVPYAQGNLWRATRGNSTVWLVGTYHLGDPRTEAALQRIAPLLSRATRLLVEAGPEEEARLAAHLRTHPEAIMTPADAPALADSLPPDEGDALTRALAARGVTGDAAARMRPWYAAMLLGIAPCAMGPDAAEGLDHRLIDMAKAQDIPITALEPYDTLLTLFADQSQAEQLDMIRLALPDEPASADQAVTLADAYFAADSRRMWEYLRLFGTDPRPQTETDRDYAQMEERLLSQRNRAWVPVLETHSAEGAVLAAFGALHLSGDHGVLALMHRAGFTLTRLD